A single region of the Musa acuminata AAA Group cultivar baxijiao unplaced genomic scaffold, Cavendish_Baxijiao_AAA HiC_scaffold_1062, whole genome shotgun sequence genome encodes:
- the LOC135666019 gene encoding dof zinc finger protein 1-like, translating into MDKMASLMCHRRITHHHFSLLSTSSHVPVLVLGLLPPLLPVVLWCLGSSVELCMDTTQWPQGVGMMMMMPMVDFAPSATTATAASNTCTGTRAQLTESTRPRSHKEQALNCPRCNSTNTKFCYYNNYSLTQPRYFCKTCRRYWTEGGSLRNVPVGGGSRKNKRSSHSSATASTTTTTKSTSSIASALTTASTSKKFPADLIPPSISLSASSEAPKYSERQDLSLAFRQHGLPEYNDYPNLETSSANSSSGALSAMELLRGGMTPRGLGSFMPMPEYPTGFGLQEFRPPTLNFDLDGTAGESRSLPGMQVSTSGKLLFPFGDVKPAVPSNMFAEQFEKNKGQASDPPAFWNGIIGGGGRGGGSW; encoded by the exons ATGGACAAAATGGCTAGTTTAATGTGTCACAGAAGAATCACCCACCACCATTTCTCTCTTTTGAGCACCAGCAGCCACGTCCCAGTCCTCGTGTtaggtcttcttcctcctctcctccctgTTGTTCTTTGGTGTCTTGGATCATCTGTGGAGCTTTGCATGGATACTACCCAGTGGCCTCAG GGCGtagggatgatgatgatgatgcccaTGGTGGATTTTGCTCCCTCCGCCACAACCGCCACTGCTGCAAGCAACACATGCACGGGAACCAGAGCACAGCTGACGGAGAGTACGAGGCCAAGGTCGCACAAGGAGCAGGCCCTCAACTGCCCCCGGTGCAActccaccaacaccaagttctgctactacaacaactacagcctCACCCAGCCCAGGTACTTCTGCAAGACCTGTAGGAGGTATTGGACTGAGGGTGGATCCCTAAGGAATGTCCCTGTGGGTGGTGGCTCGAGAAAGAACAAGCGGTCCTCCCACTCCTCCGCCACCGCctcgaccaccaccaccacaaagTCCACCTCCTCCATCGCATCAGCATTAACAACCGCCTCAACTTCCAAGAAGTTCCCCGCTGACCTCATCCCTCCATCGATCTCACTCTCCGCCAGCTCTGAAGCTCCCAAGTATTCCGAGAGACAGGATCTCAGTCTGGCCTTCCGACAGCATGGCCTTCCTGAGTACAATGACTACCCCAACCTGGAAACCAGCAGTGCCAACAGCAGCAGCGGTGCTCTGTCTGCCATGGAGCTACTGAGGGGTGGGATGACTCCAAGAGGCCTCGGGTCTTTCATGCCGATGCCGGAATACCCTACTGGATTCGGATTGCAGGAATTCAGGCCACCTACTCTTAATTTCGATTTGGATGGAACTGCCGGAGAGAGCAGGAGCTTGCCCGGAATGCAGGTAAGTACCAGCGGTAAGCTGCTGTTTCCCTTTGGGGACGTGAAGCCGGCTGTCCCTTCAAACATGTTCGCAGAGCAGTTTGAGAAGAATAAGGGGCAAGCTAGCGACCCTCCTGCGTTTTGGAATGGTATcattggaggaggaggaagaggaggaggctcATGGTAG